A single Acetomicrobium thermoterrenum DSM 13490 DNA region contains:
- a CDS encoding cysteine hydrolase family protein, with the protein MSKTAFLIVDMQNDFCLPGAPFEVKGAMGVASNIRRALEACRQHKLPVVHVFRYYRPDGSDVEITRYDKFMQVGGALIEGTKGGEIVEELKPLAGEYLVCKRRWSAFFQTELDNLLKRLGVDQVVVTGVQTPNCIRGTVWDANSLDYEVIVLVDGTGANTTEVHEANLTDMKNIGVKLMTVDEFVKSLPNPPKDGFMERIRKYLEEKK; encoded by the coding sequence ATGAGTAAAACGGCCTTTTTGATCGTCGACATGCAAAACGATTTTTGTCTGCCCGGGGCGCCCTTCGAGGTGAAAGGAGCCATGGGGGTGGCAAGTAACATACGAAGGGCTTTGGAGGCCTGTCGTCAGCACAAACTGCCTGTAGTGCACGTGTTTCGTTACTACAGGCCGGACGGAAGCGATGTTGAGATTACGAGATACGATAAATTTATGCAGGTAGGCGGCGCTTTAATTGAAGGTACAAAGGGGGGAGAGATCGTCGAAGAACTCAAGCCCTTGGCAGGCGAATATTTAGTTTGCAAGAGGCGGTGGAGCGCTTTCTTTCAGACAGAACTGGACAACTTGCTTAAGCGGCTTGGCGTGGATCAGGTGGTGGTAACGGGCGTTCAAACGCCCAACTGCATAAGAGGTACGGTTTGGGATGCCAACTCGCTTGACTATGAGGTAATCGTGCTCGTTGACGGAACGGGGGCCAATACAACAGAAGTCCACGAAGCTAACTTAACCGATATGAAAAACATCGGCGTTAAGTTGATGACCGTGGATGAATTTGTTAAAAGCCTGCCCAATCCGCCGAAAGACGGATTTATGGAAAGGATCAGGAAATATTTGGAGGAGAAGAAATAA
- a CDS encoding class I SAM-dependent methyltransferase produces the protein MPDIFDDQIANEYDFWYKTPKGRLVDKIEKEVMYKFLKPQPDMEILDIGCGTGNLSLELARLGAMVTGVDISEPMLAEARQKALREKLDVKFYKADVHNLPFDDETFDAVVSLSALEFVSDLSEALKEAYRVLKPGGRMVIGLIGGGSAWSRYYEKKAKKDPESVFRHAHFRTLDELIAAMPGKNVQGKAVLFIPPDFNFEDREKALELEREAQRQGRKDGGFICAVSFKPKKELSENE, from the coding sequence TTGCCCGATATCTTCGACGATCAAATAGCAAATGAGTACGACTTTTGGTATAAAACGCCAAAGGGTAGACTGGTAGACAAGATCGAAAAAGAGGTGATGTACAAGTTTTTAAAGCCACAGCCTGATATGGAAATACTGGATATAGGATGCGGGACCGGGAACCTTTCGCTCGAGCTTGCAAGGCTTGGGGCAATGGTTACAGGTGTAGATATATCCGAGCCCATGCTTGCCGAAGCGCGCCAAAAGGCATTGCGAGAAAAGCTCGATGTTAAATTTTATAAGGCTGACGTCCATAATTTGCCCTTCGATGACGAGACCTTTGATGCGGTTGTATCTTTGTCTGCCTTGGAGTTTGTGTCCGATTTAAGCGAAGCCCTTAAAGAAGCTTATCGCGTACTGAAACCGGGCGGCCGCATGGTAATCGGCCTCATTGGAGGAGGAAGCGCCTGGAGCAGGTATTACGAGAAAAAGGCCAAAAAAGATCCTGAAAGCGTCTTTAGACATGCCCACTTTCGAACGCTGGATGAGCTTATTGCTGCCATGCCTGGGAAAAACGTTCAGGGCAAGGCGGTTTTGTTCATTCCGCCTGATTTTAATTTTGAGGATAGAGAAAAAGCATTGGAGCTCGAAAGGGAAGCTCAAAGACAAGGAAGGAAGGACGGTGGATTTATATGTGCCGTATCTTTTAAGCCTAAAAAGGAGTTGAGTGAAAATGAGTAA